The Campylobacter concisus sequence TCTGGATATAGTGATCGAATTTTGTAAGAAATTTAGTGGTGTAGCTGAGCCTACAAACGTAAAAATGACTGATATAAACGAAGATGGCATGGAAATAACATGCAATCAGGCAAAAACATTTGTACCATTTTTAAGCAAAGCAGGCGGAGATGGTTTTAGAGAGTCGATCATCGAACTTTATATGAGCATCAAGGGCGATACAAACAGCTCTAGTGTGCAAGGCGGAATGATGAAATTTATAAATAGCTTTAAGACTGTTGTGATCTCAAGCATTCTTGACGGACAAGCGGTTTCGTCGTATTCACCTTTTATAAAAGAAAACGATGAGTTTTATATCTGCATATCATCAGTAGCAGATCACTACCACTCAATAAAACAAAACCCGGATAAAATTTCACTCCTTTTTATTCAGGATGAAAAAGATGCAAAAAGTCTATTTGCTCGTGTAAGAGTAAGCTTTGAAGCTAAAGCTGAGTTTATGAGCGACAGTGTAAGAGATGAATTTATATCAAAATTTGAGAGTGCCTTTGCAAATGAATCAGCACTTGCATTTATTAAAGAGATGAAAGACTTCTATATAGTAAAACTCACCCCAACAAAAGGTAGATATGTAAAAGGCTTTGGCGCAGCATATGACACAGTAGGACTCCAAGTTGTCGATAGTGGCAGAGTAAACAACCCTCACACTAAAAAATAATCACTTTTGTAAGACCATTTGGTCTTACAAATTTACACCTCTTAAAATTTATTTTTTGCTTTACTATAAAAATTTAAATAATACAAATAGTAACATTTTTGCTTTTTATCATAAAAATGGCTTAGGTTTGCCTGAACTTGAGCAAATCTAGCATCAAAATTCCTCAATATGCCTATACCTATAATCTAAACTATAAACATATTTCATCCAAACAAGATAGAATCATTATAAAAATTTATTAGAAACTAAAAAAGAATTTACCGGCGCAAGACCGGTAAAAATTTATTCAGCTAGAAGTTTATCTAGTTTTGCGGCCAAGCTCGTAGTATCATGAGCTTTGGCTAAGCTCGCAGCATGTAGCTTTAAATTTGCTTGTAAATTTTCTTCCAAGCTCTTTGCGATATCGCTGCTATCAAGATTTTCTACACTATTAGCATTTGCCACGCTCCTTGCGGCTAGAGCATTTATGCCTCTAAATACAGCATTTTGTGTTGATCCGATCTCTGAGCGAAGTGAATTTATATTTTTTAAAATTTCACCTGTATTTGAGCCGTCATCTTTTACATTTAAAAGAGCATTTGTACCCAAATTTATATTTTTTGTACTCTCGCCTGTAAAAAATCCAAGCTCAGCATCAAATACGTTTTTACCGTTAAATTTAGCCTCTTTTACGCTATCATTCATAGCATTTCTTAGTGCGTTGATTTCGCTCTTTATGCCTTTTTGTTCATTTGCCGAGAGAGTAGGATTTGTAAGCTTACTTGAAAGCTCACCTATTCTATCCGTACTTTTACTTAAATTTAAAAGCGTTGAGTCAGCGATTTGAAGCATACCGATCATATCGTTTGCATTTGCCAAACCTTCGTTCAAGACATTTGTTTGTGAAAGCAAACTCTCTGCGATTTGCAAATTTGCACCTGATGCTTTGATCTCGCTATTTGCAGAGATAGCATTTAACGCTTTCTTCTCACTATTTTTTGCTTGATCTAAATAATAGTTTCCTGAAGCCTGGTTTGCAGTATAAGTTCCTAACTTCATAACAACTCCTTTTTAATAATTCGCTATGGATTCTACTATAAATTCTATAAAGAGTTGCAAAATCTCTATAAAATCCATTTTTATTTACTCTTCTAGCCTCACTGCAAC is a genomic window containing:
- a CDS encoding HugZ family heme oxygenase is translated as MKQRALDHMNKDHLDIVIEFCKKFSGVAEPTNVKMTDINEDGMEITCNQAKTFVPFLSKAGGDGFRESIIELYMSIKGDTNSSSVQGGMMKFINSFKTVVISSILDGQAVSSYSPFIKENDEFYICISSVADHYHSIKQNPDKISLLFIQDEKDAKSLFARVRVSFEAKAEFMSDSVRDEFISKFESAFANESALAFIKEMKDFYIVKLTPTKGRYVKGFGAAYDTVGLQVVDSGRVNNPHTKK
- a CDS encoding flagellin; translated protein: MKLGTYTANQASGNYYLDQAKNSEKKALNAISANSEIKASGANLQIAESLLSQTNVLNEGLANANDMIGMLQIADSTLLNLSKSTDRIGELSSKLTNPTLSANEQKGIKSEINALRNAMNDSVKEAKFNGKNVFDAELGFFTGESTKNINLGTNALLNVKDDGSNTGEILKNINSLRSEIGSTQNAVFRGINALAARSVANANSVENLDSSDIAKSLEENLQANLKLHAASLAKAHDTTSLAAKLDKLLAE